Proteins encoded together in one Microcaecilia unicolor chromosome 3, aMicUni1.1, whole genome shotgun sequence window:
- the LOC115464971 gene encoding uncharacterized protein LOC115464971, translating into MELPTQGATAVHPTGEDGSREEDAGSLYSRESNRQLSSPLPVKIEDSRLEEVASRLLAGFPGDEDDNKELGENIKAAVEETEEKQPEVEGLGNEEECAEEPVKDSPEHQEEVKAEDTVASSISSPGQEEKIISMLAGDVRQQHSLLKAEVCGLRSDVQSLTATVQEGLSNIGGGLRVIASELQTVNQTLSSLLPQLVVHSSNTRTTSPSTSAPPRSTLFFNPPRPTLDSGPPSVKFQTLVFPDFHGEAKHDSGVVHGGHASSGHPVIPHQSFGINMGGQVFRGRGSVRGRK; encoded by the exons ATGGAACTTCCAACACAAG GGGCTACAGCAGTGCATCCCACTGGTGAGGATGGCAGCAGGGAGGAGGACGCTGGTTCCCTCTATTCTCGGGAGTCCAACAGGCAGCTGTCATCACCATTGCCTGTCAAAATTGAGGACTCAAGGCTGGAGGAAGTGGCATCTAGACTTCTAGCTGGTTTTCCTGGAGATGAAGATGACAACAAAGAGTTGGGTGAGAACATCAAAGCTGCGGTGGAGGAAACAGAGGAGAAGCAACCAGAGGTAGAGGGACTGGGGAATGAGGAAGAATGTGCAGAGGAGCCAGTGAAGGACAGCCCAGAACATCAGGAGGAGGTTAAGGCAGAGGACACAGTAGCATCTTCTATCAGCAGCCCTGGGCAGGAAGAGAAAATAATATCAATGCTTGCAGGTGATGTCAGGCAGcaacattccctgctcaaagcaGAGGTCTGTGGTCTCCGCAGCGATGTTCAGAGTCTGACAGCCACGGTACAAGAGGGACTAAGTAACATTGGTGGAGGTCTTAGGGTCATTGCATCGGAGCTTCAAACCGTAAATCAGACCCTGTCCTCCCTGCTCCCCCAGCTGGTGGTGCATTCATCAAATACAAGGACAACCTCACCATCCACCTCTGCCCCACCACGCTCCACACTATTCTTCAATCCACCTCGCCCCACCCTAGATTCTGGCCCTCCTAGTGTGAAATTCCAAACTTTGGTCTTCCCTGACTTCCATGGGGAGGCCAAGCATGACTCTGGGGTGGTTCATGGTGGACATGCCTCTTCAGGGCACCCCGTAATACCTCATCAATCTTTTGGCATTAACATGGGTGGGCAGGTATTTCGTGGCCGTGGCAGCGTCAGAGGGAGAAAATAG